The DNA segment ggagccttctcttctccaggctgaacaaccccaactcgctcagcctgtcctcacaggagatgagttccatccctctgatcatttttgtagcccttctctggacccactccaacaggtccatgtccttcttgtgctgcggACTCTAGAGAgggatgcagtactccagctggggtctaaCGAGAGTGGACTAGAagcggagaatcacctccctcgacctgctggacacgcttctttttatgcagcccaggatggggttggctttctgggctgcgagcacctattgccggctcacgtccagcttttcattcaccagtacccccaagtccttctcagcagggctgctctcaatcccttcatcccccagccagtattgataccgggggttgccccgacccaggtgcaggaccttgcacttggccgtgttgaacctcatgaggttcacatgggcccacttctcgagcttgtaaatttgatccctcttcttggctcagcactgctgagaccacagctgCCACAAAGAGTGTCCAGTTCACGGCTCTCCAGTATGACAGAGGCATGGCCGTACTGgtgcgagtccagcaaagggccacggagCCCATGAAGCGACTGGAGcccctgaggcaggaggggctgtgagaggtggtgttcttcaccctggaggagagaaggccccCTAAGTTCTTAGCGATGGGCAAAAGAGCTGATGGGAGAGAGTCAAGAACGtagagccagactctcctgagCCCCATCCAGTGAAGGGCCAAGAGGTAATAGGCACATATTGAAACACGGGAAATtccacaaaaacataagaaaagactttgttaGTGTGAGGGTGCTCAAGTGCCAGCTGGGGTTGCCACGGAcaggttgtggattctccatccttgtaggTATCCAGAGCTTGACAGGACttggccctgagcatcctccaaaggctgaccgcgctttgagcagggacggttggactagacgatctctagaggtccctgccaacctcaaggaTCCTGCGAttctgtcatgggcaaaagaggggtgctgcacagctgcccctaagaaggaagaactggctgggagcactggaatgaagggcagccttggttgtcacacctgagaaacactggtgttcaagacctgatggcagggaggaaagcaagtagcagagtacagccctgggcttcaggcACGCTGACTTCAGCCTAGTCGGGCAGCTGGTAGGCAGGATgccatggaggcagctgtgaagctcaaaagagctcaggaaagctggcagcgcCTTAGGCACCTCACGGTCGAAGAGCAAGAAGGGTCCAGCCCAACACTCAGGAAATCAAACAGACGTCTCAGCAGTCCGGCTTTGGCTAAGTGGGCTACtcaaggcaagagcagcaacGTCAAAAGGCAGCAtccgggaggtggaaggagggatgagctgcaaaggaggaatttggaaataattcctaggcatgttgggatgctgctaggagagccaaagctcagcctgcctggagtcTTCAAGGGGCATCAAGAGCAACAGGCAACAAGCATCAGGAGCAACATCCACCCCTACAAGAGTAGCTGaaggctgatggaggaaaatgtgggcccactgctggctAGGGCGGCTGATTTCCTGAAAGtggacagagagcaggctgggggcagccaacgccttctctctctcagtcttcacccacaaggtctcccaggctgctgtgccctctgaaagagttgaaggaaggagggggagccctcccagcagtgggTGGGCATCAAATCAAGGACTGCCTGAGAAAAGTCAACCCGTACAAGCCAGCTgatgtgctccagggcagggctgctgtcaagGGAGACCTCGACCTGCTGGCGGACTGGGCCACAGGAGCCCCGTGGCATTCAGGAATGACAAATGGCgagtcctgcagctggaagggaggaacCTCTTGCATCAGTACGGACGGGGGACTGAACTATGCTACGATCTTAGAGCCCTTGAACCTCATCTGGGTAGATCTGCCTGCGGGGGAAGGGTCAGCCTTGGGGAGAGGCATGGAGGGTGGAAGGGAACAGACGCACAGGCCTCATCTTCCCGGCCAAAGAGACCGGGCTGCGGTGAGGAGCTCTCCTGAATGCTGaatgggtggaaagaaagggttgcagaaaacatctccccACTGGTTGGGACTCATCCCTGGGTCCCAGGCGATATGTCTTCTCCTGGCATCCGTGCTTCAGCATGCCTTCTTTACCACGCCCCAAAGGCCTCCTCAGCTTGGAGCACAACCCAGCACcactgggaaagcaaggaggcttcccgcagctccccagcgagcgagggctggcaggaccctgcagtgccacgtgcctggggatgctcagggaggggacGTGGCAGAAGGGCCCTGGatacaaaaccagctctcagaCTACATCAAGGAGGTGATGCacttccctgccttgcagacacGGAGGCAGCTGGGACGCATCCCAGGAGAGCAAGGCAAGCTTTCTGGGATAGACTCTCCCTACCCATGGCGAGTCACACTCTAATTTTGGATTGGCCGTGTGTCAGCCTTTTGGCACGAGGCCAAGCCAGGAGTGGGTGCTGTCTGCAGGCCCGTGTCCCACGCAGGGCTGAATTCCCCTGTGGCTAGGGCAGCTCCATCCCTGACCGGTGAAATCGAGCTCTGAGCACTGGGCTGTACCCGAGTACAGAGCTCCAGGCCAGGCTATTGTGTGTCCTGCAGGTCAGCGTCCAAAGCGTGTGGCCAAAGTGTGCGGTGGTGCGAGGAGAGTGGGAGGAACAAGGCGCTGTCCCGAGCCCCAACACACCCCTCACGTAGTGAGGAGGGACACGACTCCACGGGGCTTGTTGAGGAATCAGAGGTTTTGGGAAGGTAACGTTCTCCTTCCGCAAGCCTGCTGATGGCACTGGCTGGGGACCCCCAGAGACTGCCATGAGAGGGGACGACTTTGCCAAAGAAACCAGCAAATGTCTCCAGCAAGGAGAGGCTTTCCTTGGGCGAAGGCATTTGAAACCAGCACCGCAGCCCACCTGCCTATAGAGGCAATGATCAGTGACTGCTGGAGCGAGCAGGGAGGCGGtcagggtgggagaaggatgcgGCATGTCCTCAAGCCACAGGAGCCTTTGGGCACCCAGGAGAGGACTGCACTGGTGGGAAGACATGCCCGTCTTTCTTTCCAGGGAGTTGTAAACAACCTCACCAGATTTCCCCAGACCCATATTCTCTGTCTGCACAGCCACGTCTAGCACTTGGGGTCACATCTTCTGCCCATACTGACACGATCTTGCTCAGGAAAAACCTTGGGCCTCTCATCCCAATACTTCAAAAGAGCCTCTGTGGCGTAATGGTCAtgtcaaaaatgaggaaatgaaatggcagcactgatggaaaccaaaacacaaccagtgcCATTAGGTAGGCTATTTTGCTTTGGAGGTGAGTCTGCTGGAAAATTACTGCCCGCCTGCAGTGACTGTGGGCCTGGGGCGGTGCAGGAGCCGTATAAAAGCGGGCCCTTCTCCTCATTCTCTCACCCACTCCTCTCGCCTTCATCTCCTTGGGAACAACGTGAGTTTGCAgccatttcttgtcttcctcctcctcctcctcctcctcctcctcctcctcctcctcctcctcctcctcctcctcctcctcctctgcgatTTCTCAGCACATACCTGTCTCTTTGTCCTATGCTGGGTCTTGAGTCTGGTTGccatgggagagggaagggagaagaaggtgTGGCGTGGAGAGAGGTTGGAGCTTGGCTGGGGTGTCTCCTGAGCTATGGGCTAGGTCAGGACCTCCCTGGGCTTTGTCGCTCTTGGTGGGGCTCCTCTGGGCTGAGGGAAAGGGTCTCCCTCATGGTGGGCTGACGGGCTGCACTCCAACTACCCCTCGTGCTTTAttatcccctgccctctctcccagctgcacctccagccacaagacatgtcctgctacaacccgtgcctgccatgccagccctgtggcccgaccccgctggccaacagctgcaatgagccctgtgtcaagcagtgccaggactccaccgtcgtcatccagccctcccccgtggtggtgaccctgcccggccccatcctcagctccttcccgcagaacaccgccgtgggatcctcctcctccgctgccgttggcagcatcctcagctctcagggagtgcccatctcctccggaggttttggcctctccggcctcggcagcggctactgcggcaggaggtgcctcccctgctaaagctgctggcGATGGCCCTGGGGAAGGCCCCCAGGGACCCACAAGACGGTACCAGACTGGGGACGGACCATcggcttgctgctttcagaggggcCGAGCAACCCCAGCACCCCTTGCAAAAGGACGGGGCCAGCCTTGGTCCTCAGAAAGCACAGCccatgcctgcctttcccctcttccactctctcctttccctcttgcgtcctggttctcttgtgctgccctgggctgtgagccccacaaagccagcctagggaggacctgctggccctgctccctctgtggggcaggcagatggACACCTGGCGGGACCTCCGCCACAGCCGTGGGGCGCGGACTCCTTTCTGCCCCTGGTGCTCCCCGCACTAGGGACTCCAACTCAGAGCGGCctcgtttccctcttttgactcattaaagttctgctgcatcccagcccatgcCTCTGTGTCATCCTCTCCCCTGAAGATGCTCTCCTAAGATGCCCAGGGGGAGAGGTGTTGCTCAGGGGTGGTTCTGGGAGGGGGTTGCAGGGGACAGTCGTGCAGTGATTGTCAACACAATTGTTGCATTGAGTGTGCTTAGTCATGCATTGAGTGACCCTATGGTTTCTAAGTTTCTCTGCCGATTTGGGTCGGGATAGAGTTACGCTACCTTGTTCAGTGACTACCGTCCACTTTGCTGtgtacacctttcctttctcctcagtgagCTCGACACTGTGATGCAAGCAGTCGGGAGGGAATGTGGTATTGACAAGACACAGGCACTAGCTTcccgggagaggccaggagaacCCATCCTAACCATAGCATTCTCAAAGGGAGGAACACGGTGCAGAGGGATGCCTTATCATAGAACcatgctatcatagaatcatagaatggtttgggttggaagagacctttaaagatcatctagtccaaccctcctgctgtgggcagggacatctgtcactagatcATGTTACTCAAAGTTCCGTCaaccctgaccttgaacacttccaatgaaggGACATCCCATCAGTCTCTGGGCAACTTTttgcagtgtctcatcaccctcatcgcaagaaatttcttccttatgtccaatctacatctaccctatttgagtttaaaactgttgctccttttcctgtcactacagaccttgatAAAAGGTCCCTCTCCgacttccttataagccccctttaagtactgaaaggctgcagcaaggtctccccggagccttctcttctccaggctgaacaaccccaactcgctcagcctgtcctcacaggagatgagttccatccctctgatcatttttgtagctcttctctggacccactccaacaggtccatgtccttcttgtgctgcggACTCTGGAgcgggatgcagtactccaggtggggtctaaCGAGAGTGGACTAGAagcggagaatcacctccctcgacctgctggacacgcttctttttatgcagcccaggatggggttggctttctgggctgcgagcacctattgccggctcatgtccagcttttcattcaccagtacccccaagtccttctcggcagggctgctctcaatcccttcatcccccagccagtattgataccgggggttgccccgacccaggtgcaggaccttgcacttggccttgttgaacctcatgaggttcacatgggcccacttctcgagcttgtaaatttgatccctcttcttggctcagcactgctgagaccacagctgCCACAAAGAGTGTCCAGTTCACGGCTCTCCAGTATGACAGAGGCATGGCCGTACTGgtgcgagtccagcaaagggccacggagCCCATGAAGCGACTGGAGcccctgaggcaggaggggctgtgagaggtggtgttcttcaccctggaggagagaaggccccCTAAGTTCTTAGCGATGGGCAAAAGAGCTGATGGGAGAGAGTCAAGAACGtagagccagactctcctgagCCCCATCCAGTGAAGGGCCAAGAGGTAATAGGCACATATTGAAACACGGGAAATtccacaaaaacataagaaaagactttgttaGTGTGAGGGTGCTCAAGTGCCAGCCGGGGTTGCCACGGAcaggttgtggattctccatccttgtaggTATCCAGAGCTTGACAGGACttggccctgagcatcctccaaaggctgaccgcgctttgagcagggacggttggactagacaatctccagaggtccctgccaacctcaaggaTCCTGCGAttctgtcatgggcaaaagaggggtgctgcacagctgcccctaagaaggaagaactggctgggagcactggaatgaagggcagccttggttgtcacacctgagaaacactggtgttcaagacctgatggcagggaggaaagcaagtagcagagtacagccctgggcttcaggcACGCTGACTTCAGCCTAGTCGGGCAGCTGGTAGGCAGGATgccatggaggcagctgtgaagctcaaaagagctcaggaaagctggcagcgcCTTAGGCACCTCACGGTCGAAGAGCAAGAAGGGTCCAGCCCAACACTCAGGAAATCAAACAGACGTCTCAGCAGTCCGGATTTGGCTAAGTGGGCTACtcaaggcaagagcagcaacGTCAAAAGGCAGCAtccgggaggtggaaggagggatgagctgcaaaggaggaatttggaaataattcctaggcatgttgggatgctgctaggagagccaaagctcagcctgcctggagtcTTCAAGGGGCATCAAGAGCAACAGGCAACAAGCATCAGGAGCAACATCCACCCCTACAAGAGTAGCTGaaggctgatggaggaaaatgtgggcccactgctggctAGGGTGGCTGATTTCCTGAAAGtggacagagagcaggctgggggcagccaacgccttctctctctcagtcttcacccacaaggtctcccaggctgctgtgccctctgaaagagttgaaggaaggagggggagccctcccagcagtgggTGGGCATCAAATCAAGGACTGCCTGAGAAAAGTCAACCCGTACAAGCCAGCTgatgtgctccagggcagggctgctgtcaagGGAGACCTCGACCTGCTGGCGGACTGGGCCACAGGAGCCCCGTGGCATTCAGGAATGACAAATGGCgagtcctgcagctggaagggaggaacCTCTTGCATCAGTACGGACGGGGGACTGAACTATGCTACGATCTTAGAGCCCTTGAACCTCATCTGGGTAGATCTGCCTGCGGGGGAAGGGTCAGCCTTGGGGAGAGGCATGGAGGGTGGAAGGGAACAGACGCACAGGCCTCATCTTCCCGGCCAAAGAGACCGGGCTGCGGTGAGGAGCTCTCCTGAATGCTGaatgggtggaaagaaagggttgcagaaaacatctccccACTGGTTGGGACTCATCCCTGGGTCCCAGGCGATATGTCTTCTCCTGGCATCCGTGCTTCAGCATGCCTTCTTTACCACGCCCCAAAGGCCTCCTCAGCTTGGAGCACAACCCAGCACcactgggaaagcaaggaggcttcccgcagctccccagcgagcgagggctggcaggaccctgcagtgccacgtgcctggggatgctcagggaggggacGTGGCAGAAGGGCCCTGGatacaaaaccagctctcagaCTACATCAAGGAGGTGATGcgcttccctgccttgcagacacGGAGGCAGCTGGGACGCGTCCCAGGAGAGCAAGGCAAGCTTTCTGGGATAGACTCTCCCTACCCATGGCGAGTCACACTCTAATTTTGGATTGGCCGTGTGTCAGCCTTTTGGCACGAGGCCAAGCCAGGAGTGGGTGCTGTCTGCAGGCCCGTGTCCCACGCAGGGCTGAATTCCCCTGCGGCTAGGGCAGCTCCATCCCTGACCGGTGAAATCGAGCTCTGAGCACTGGGCTGTACCCGAGTACAGAGCTCCAGGCCAGGCTATTGTGTGTCCTGCAGGTCAGCGTCCAAAGCGTGTGGCCAAAGTGTGCGGTGGTGCGAGGAGAGTGGGAGGAACAAGGCGCTGTCCCGAGCCCCAACACACCCCTCACGTAGTGAGGAGGGACACGACTCCACGGGGCTTGTTGAGGAATCAGAGGTTTTGGGAAGGCAACGTTCTCCTTCCGCAAGCCTGCTGACGGCACTGGCTGGGGACCCCCAGAGACTGCCATGAGAGGGGACGACTTTG comes from the Aptenodytes patagonicus chromosome 20, bAptPat1.pri.cur, whole genome shotgun sequence genome and includes:
- the LOC143169363 gene encoding feather keratin 1-like is translated as MSCYNPCLPCQPCGPTPLANSCNEPCVKQCQDSTVVIQPSPVVVTLPGPILSSFPQNTAVGSSSSAAVGSILSSQGVPISSGGFGLSGLGSGYCGRRCLPC